The genomic segment GGGCAGAAGGGGACTGGGTATCTCGGTTTCTGTAGGTGATGTATCTACAGGGGCAGGGGTGCTCTGTGCAGGTAGGACGTTTTCCACTGGTGTTTTTCAGAGGCTGAAAAAAGTGCAGATTTCCTCCTCTTCACTGTGCGTTATTTTGGATAAGCGAGATTTTTGGCCTGCTCAGCACCTCGAGTAAAAGCAGTGTCTGCGTTTCCTCCTAACCTGGCACCTTTCCTCCTCCGCCAAATTCGGCACAGCAGAAGGGCGAGGCGGCGTATTCAGCTCATGCTGCTGAGAAAATCGTAGCAAGGGCAGAAAGAGGAGGTTGTCTGAGAGCTCCCAGCCGTACCGCGCAGGAGATTTTGGATAGGAAGTGAGGAGCAACTTTTCCCATGGGAACTACAGGGGGAGGCAAGCCGAACTGAATGGGGGCCTCATAAATCAATGACACACACCTTCGACTTTGTGCTATAGCCTTGGGCGGCCGGAATTTATAAGCCCAATCAataattgaggaaaaaaaagcaacaaaacaagaaaatgcatCAGTTATAAAAATGCTGGATTCCATGCAAGTCTCTTTCCATCAGCCTCAAACCAGCTCcgaaggggaaactgaggcacggggcgTGGGGTCTGTTTGCTGAGGGCATGCATGGAAGGTGTGCATGTGTTTGCTCCATCCTGGAGCTCTGAACTCAAATTGATGCAGCTGCTCGTGGCCAGCCCCGCTCCTCACCTCCCCTCTGGGTGAGGGAGGAAGAGGTCAGGCAGTCCGACGGGCAGGGACACCCACGTTTTGTTCCACTTCTCAGCTAAATATATATtccatgtgtgttttttttttttttttcgcccAGAAGCGGCACAGTGCTTGTGCTGCCTGCTGGCCAAGTGTGCGTTGTCGGAGCACTTCTCAGGTGTTAACCAACTCAAACGGTGATGATGGGATTTTCCAGGGTTGTTATTCTCAGCCTAAGCTGCGGCAGCTGCGATGGAAATAAAGTCAAGTACGCTGTGAAGTGCATGGGCCCAGGGAGATGTGATTCAGGACGTATGATCGTACTTCTCCGTGTGCTGTCATCAAGGTACCTTTGAATTTGTGGCTGAGTAAGAGCAGGCTGCTTTCAGCCAGGACAGTAACCGGGTCACAGACTCCCTCCGGTGCTGTGACCCCAATAACTGCCCCTCCTAAGCTCGGGGATGATAATTAGTGATGGGTTTTTCTCCGTGCCTCAGCCTAGACACTAGCTGGGTGCTTGGAGTCCCTCCTTGGGCAGAGCTTGAGGGTGCAGCCAGCTCTTCTGCCGCCTTGCTGCCCTCAGCTTTCTCTGTGGGTAGGAATTTCAACCCCCTAACACTTTAGGGCAACCTCTCCCTCTCACCTGGGCATTAGCAGAGCGCCAGGGGCTCATGTGcagttggtttttgttgttcttttgagGGCAGCGAGCTTCTAAGAAACCCAGAGAAGGAGCACAAAGGGACCTTTTGCTTATCTCTGACCTTTCTGGCAGGGATGTGCCTCCAGAGCCCAGATAACACGAAAGCTGGGATGCGTGATTAGGGATTGAGGCCCTGAGATGCCATCTGCAAAGGTCTGGTAAAGACCTGTGGGGTGGCAGTGAAGGGGGAAATATAAAGTCCTGTCTGCAAAGAGGTGGTGAGAGGCCAGGGGTGGAGGGATGTGGGACTGGGGGGGCCGTCCCAAAGCAGGGGCTTTGCAAAAGGGCCAGGGGAGAGGTTGTGGCCTTTGAGTTTCTCGCTGATGAGGGTTTCAGTGAGCTGGATTTGGGGGAAGAGCCTCCCCCAGCCCATGCCCTGCTGTGCACAGAACCCCACATGCCATGCCTGTGGTTTGCACTGCCCAGTGGAAACATTTCCCCatgaaaaatcagcattttctttttacctaAGTGGAGGTAAATGAGGGCAGGAGAAGGGGTGACCCTGCTGGGGTCTGTAGCTTTGGGCACAGGTCAAGAACTGGGGCTTGGAGGAAGCAAATCCTGGATTTGGGCTTTGTGCTCCACGTCCCAGCTCACATCACGGTGCCTGAGAGCCCTCCAGACACCGTTCCTGTGAGCAGCAAAGGCAGAACTGGAGCTGCTGGTGTCTGAGAGCTGGTTTCCAACAGAACCGGAGCTTTTTCTGGAGTGCTTTTTCTTGCCAGAAGCATGTTTTGGGTCTCGTTTCTCCTGAGCTGCCTGCTTGTGTGGAGCTTGTGGCAACGTAGCCACGTTGGTACCTTCACTGGGCCACCTCTGTCCGACTCGGCTGGATTAAGAATTTATGGGAAAGGAAGGATAAACGCGCACAGCGGGATTGCATACGGCCTGTTTCTTTAGAAAACAAGACCAGAAGCTTGGCGAGGGCTCGGGTTCATCCTGCTGCGGGACAGGAAGATTTTtgtgggatgggaaaaatgttCCCTGCCCAGCTCCGGTCCGTGCCGCAGTGCAGGGAGACCCAGTGCGGtgagcctgggctgcctggacagacagacagacaggacCACAGGGGGTGTTTATGTCCAGCAACCTCAGGAAAAATTCCCCTTTTCTGCCATCGCAGCCAAAGCCTGCCTCTTCCACCCCGCGAAGGACAGCACGAGGTgagcagggaggaaaaagggaatAACCGGGCAGAAAGCGCAGAATCCACGCAcgtatatttattttcaggtagGAAATCAACCCCCTTCCTAGCCTCGCTGCAGAACAACATCCTCTGAAGCCTCTTGTTTTGCTGAGGCCTCTCAGAGCCGTTCCCATCCCGCATCCCCACGGCCCCACCCTGCCGCGAGGAGTTGCGCTTTCAGTAGCCCCGTACCGGGGTGCCTGGGGCCAGCTGGGGTGTAGCCCGTGATACTTATCTTCCTGGGGCCTTgagaatattattattttttttttcctcagcttgttttttttctctcccccccccccccttcttgtGTGTTTAGGCTCCAGTGACCCAGCtctgatttccttttttaattaatggCAGCAGCCTTGGTTTCTGTGTTTGGCGCAGTAACGAGCGTTTCCTTTGTCGCTGCTGTCACTTCCACGGCTCTGCCTGCCGCTGGGGCTCAGAAggtgcagccctgctccctgcttcGTCATAAATAGGTCCCGAGACCTTTATCTGCCAGCACCCTTCGAGCAGCAGAAGCCCTTAAATGTGGTCACACCGACACGAGGGGCTTTACACCAGCACGGTTTTACCCGTAGGCGAATTTACATCGAGTTAAATGGTTTGGCCACCGTAATTTTCTTTGCATGGTGAAATGAGTGAAGCTTTTCTCTGggtggagggaagggggaagtcCTCCTGGCTCTGAGATGAAGCTGATAAAGTCCATCCCTGCGTGGCTTATCCCATTCACGTTCTCCTGCTCCCTTAGGGGGGGCACCGATGGTGAGGGCGCTCCGCAGGCAGCCGGATCCTGTCCCTGATCTGTTGGAAATCTTCCCTGGGAGCAGGGATCCCGTCCCTGATCTGTCGGAAATCTGTCGGAAATCACCcgtgggagcagagcaggcagcacaaCGGCTGGGCTCGAGGAAGGGACGCAGactggcagcaggaaggggaGCTCAGCTCCTTTGGGCAGCAGCCTGGGCTTCGGGGCTTCACCCAGGAAACCGGACCCCAAATTGTCCTCACTcccccctccagcagccagTTTCTCGTGGGACTCCTTTCTCTGCCTTATCTCGCCGGATTGGCACCTCCTCAGTGTCTCCTTGAGCTCTCTGGGTGCGGAAAggctggggtctgggggcaggggggctTTTGTACCATTGTAAGGCAAATAAGAGCTGCTGGTTCCCGAATCCGGGCGCTTGCAGCACTTGGAGCAGGCAGGCCACTTCAAAGGGCTTTCTGGGAGCTGTCACTACAAAAGCTAGCGCTCGGCAATTAAAGTCTCTAAATCCTGACTGAAGCTGATTAATTTACACCAAGTTAATTACTAGGTCCCTTTCCAAGAGCCTGATACGAGTCATCCCATCGCACGATGTCATTTTCAGGGAGAATTAAACCCTTTGCTTAAATGGTTCTGGAGCTGCTTTGAAGACGCAGTCCTGTGGCATCTTCAGCCTGggaattttctattttttttttttccatctcgaAGGCCTTTAGCGCCGTTAATGAATGAACATCATTAATGATTAATCACCTGAATATGAATGGAGTAGGCTTCGTGCCAGgtaaaagcagaataaatgcGTTTGCCTGAGCTCTGCTTTGACACGTGTGCTTTTggagcagctggcagcagctcctctgaaTCCAGCGGGCAGTGCTGGCCCTCCGCTGTCTCGTTTGGCcaaagggaaactgaggcacgaaGGAACTAAATGATCCATCCACGCTAACGAGCAAGGCAGGGAAGAGCTGGGAAAATAACCCCAAAGCCCTGACGCTTCCCAgctttttccaatatttttctcctttctgtgagCATTTATTACATTTCCATTTGAGATCGTATCGACTCGGTGAGAGGGATGATGCTCCCTGTTCTCTCTGGGAAAACTGAGATGCTAGAAAATAGAAATGACTCAGAGCAAGACAGAAGATCCCCTATAAAAGGAGTAGGGACAATTTGCTAGAGCTGTTACTGGTGTGGACTCTGAAGCATGTGGCTCAGCATCTCCTGTCGTTCTTTTTATAATACAAGCTAGTCCTCATATCCAGGGAGTATCCGAGCCCTTTCTTGCTTGTAATCTCGCTCAGGAATCGCCAGGAGTTGGCACTGTGGGCTCCAAAGGAAGTGGCAGGAGCCAGGACTGGTTGTTAGCTGTCAAGCCCCAAAAGGTCACGCTTAGGTTGTGGCGCTGAGAGGAACGAGGTAGGAGTGCTGGtgcaaatggaaaacatttccatGCGCTGCACTCTTGTCTCTAGGAAACCTTTCAAGCACTCCCAGACCCAGCAGCTCGCTGAGAAGACCCAGATCTCATTTCTTTCACTACACTTGCCAGCAAAAAgggtgtctttttttcttttttttttcttcgagTAGAATCTGCTCCTGGCTCCGCCGGAGCCGGTCACAGTTTTTGTTCCAAATTTAAGCCCTTCCGTATTCAGCTGGGCTTTCTGCACTGCCCCACGGCCTGATCCCTGCGTGGGCAGGGGGGAGCTGCCCACCGacccctgcctgccctcctgggGATCCCCTGATTCCCCTGGGTGACCCCACAGCTGTGGGGGGAGCCGGGTGGTGACCGCGGACGTGTGCGTGACCCTTCTGCCCCAGAGAGTGGCCACAGGAAAGGGGCTCCGTCCCAAATTGCAGGTGATGCTCTGGGGCCCTTCAGTGGGCAAGCCAACGGATTTCGGGGGGAGCCTTCGGCCTCggtggcagcaggggctgggggggctcctggcgCCTCCCTGCTGCTTGGGTGCTTGCTGGGCTGGTGAGATGCTTGCCCTTCCCTCGTGCCCCAAGGAGCAACCCCGGCTGCTCCCAGCATCAGGGAGGTGAATCCTCTCGGTTTTTTTGGAGCTGTTTTCTCCAAGGGACTCGAAGGACCTGGAGCCGCTCCAGTTCCCTTGGCCAAAGCCCTCGAATTACAGGGTATGCGAGAGATGTAAGTAGCAGTGAGGTCTCTCTGTCATCTCCCACCGCTTCCAACTGCTTTCATTGCTCCAGGGCCTCCTGTTCTTTCCTCCCCTGTAGCAATTAAGAGTTCATCCAGTTCCCTGGGCTCTTTTGGGAACTctcagaggcagctgcaggctgACTGCGCTCCCGCTGGGGTCAGGATGGGAGCTGAACCCATCAGTCATCACCCAGGGATCGgctgctgagctgtgcctgACTTTCTCCTGAATTTTCAGACCGCTGGTGGAAGGTCGGCTTGGCCGCGCCGTGTGTCTTTCTCCTTCCATTCTGCACCACGAGGGCTGTCAGCCGCCAAACTGGGCAACACCAGCACGAAACTGGACCACAGCAGCAGGTAACTGGACCACCACAACACGCAACCGGGAGGCTGGAGCCTGCAGAAAGCCTTGGCCAAATGATTTCAGAGCGCTCTGGGGCTGGCACACATCCCCAGATGGCTGCTTTTAAGGGCGGCAGCGATTCTCTCCAAGCGTCTGCTCAGACAGTCGGCGCTGCTCACTGCAGCAATGGCCACGGGATCACACCTTTAAATCAAACGCCTCTCGTCTCTGTGAAATCTTCAGCTCAGATGTGGGATGGGAGGGGGCAGGTTTCTAATAAAGCTCAGCTGTCTCCAAGAATAATCCAGACCCTGTTCTTCCACCAGTGCCTTTGAGAACAAAAAGACTCGCTGGCTGCTGAGTGCCTTTGAAAACTCAGCCCTTGatctagcttttatttttctctccttgtcctcccttttcttcccctttctggcTCTCCTAGCGTGCATGCATCTTCCCAGCTCCTGTCTCTGCCGAGGAGTCCCCGTCTCGTGCCAGTTTGACGTTTGCCTGTTCTGAATGCCAGAAACCCCTGGAGCTCAGGTGGGAGGAGAAGCGAGTCGCTGCTTCCCACCCCGCTGCCACTCGGAACCCAGCCTGGGAAACGAAAGCTCCTTGGCTGGGTCTGCCGGGGCCGTTTCCTCCCGTCCCCTTGCCAGCTGAGCCACGTTTGTCTCAGGAGAAGCAGAGCGATGCTGTTCATCTGCCTTTCTTCGCCCCCTTCTCCTCGTGCTTCTCCCACCTGCTGCTCGCAGCTCGCGAGCCGCTCGCTTCCCTCCTGCCTGCGTTGCTGTGCCGGGTGGCAGCAAGGTGTCtccccttttcttctccttaggGTCACGTTAACAAGTTCAGCTTGGCCGGGGAGCAGGCTGCTCCAAACCGAGGGAGGAGAAGCCAGATGAGAGACTCCAGAGGTGGCCGTTCTGAAGTCACGCTTGCAGAACAAAGGCAGGGCCGTTCGGGGTCAGGGACCAGCAAAGCTCGCACGCCGCTGCACCCGCCGGGCTGTGACGACCCACGTGTCCTCGTCCCCGTGTTCCTCATGTGTTTGTGCAGGCCGTGTGCTCCTCGGACTCTCTCCCAGGTTTTTAGCAGGCGGAGCATTGCTTCCCGGAGGGGTGCCATCCCCTGGCGCTTCTCcatcacccctgcagccccatgaCAGCCACTTACCCGGCCCTACAACACCTCCCGGCCCCAAACCAGCATCTCCAGCGTCTTTCTGCTGCTTCCAGCGGGCTTTGGCTCAAGTACACGAGGAAGGAGACGTTTTTATGGTACTGACAGTTCCTGGTAGGCCTGGCAAGCCCCGCACTCCTTGCTGCCTGTCCCAAGCTGTGCAGATAACCAGGAGGTGGCTctgaggatggggccgggcagcgctTCTGCACTTATCGGTGCTCTGAGCCTGGAGCAGGCCTGGCAcggcagccctggggcagggagTCTCGCCCACCAAAAGGTGAGGAGGAGCCAAGGGCAGCTGCGAGGTCCCCTCGTTTGCTGGGCTCTGGGAAATCACCCAGAGAGGAGTTTGCAGCCCTCTGTCACGGAGCAGGGGAAAATCCGTGCAAAGGGGTGCCACGGGGATCAGCGCCCGGGGGAAGAGAGCTGTGTCCCCCACACCCAGCACGCAGGAAGGTGTCTGAGCAGAACAAGGGGCCGGTGGTGTGCTTGGAGCGATCTGGTGGCACAGGGGAGAGCTCTGAGCTGTCGTGCCCAggctgcctccagctcctctgctccttggggagctccagcccagcacccagcagctctcCGGCCAGGCGTTAGCGCTCGTTTTGGGGCCATGCTCTGCCAGCTCGCCTTCTAAATAACGCCGGAGGGCTACAGAAATAACCTCAGAAGCGCTCATGCCTGATTGCAGGAACCGATTTGTTTGTCAGTTTGCGGTGGGAAGGAAGTGCATCTTTTAATTGCTGCAGGCAGGATCCTGGTAGGAGcctggggctggtgctgtgctgcggTACATCCGATTCCCTTCTGCCCCGGCTCTTGGACTGGCCCGAGAGTGCCTCTAGCTCTGCTCACACGGGCTGTGAGGACATGGCTGCAAGCCGCTGACTTATTTTCGGCTAGTTAGGTGGCTGTAGGACTAGCTGAACAGGACACCATACCAATTTTTCCAGCACAGCCATAGAAACCACCACAGATTTCAGCCTAGGTAGCTCAGGAGGCAAAACCATCTTTTTTCCCTGCTAGGagagggcaggagctgcaggagctgcagggctcagAGCAAAAATAGCAGGTTGGTGTTGGAAGAAATGGTTAATGTGTCGGGACTGCTGCTGGAATCCCTCCACCAGGGATCTGCCCGAGTGCAGCGGGAATGCTGCTTGCTCGGTGATGTGCATGCACTCACAGAGCGTGTCTCATTAGCGTGTTGTTAATGTCAGTAATTATTGGTGCTGTGAGCGCGGGAGCATACATAGATAAATGCACAGCTACCAGGAGCGCTGGGAGAAATGCACCCGCCTGTTATTAGGGGTATTAGGGTCTCGGTTTTAGAGCTGTCGCCCCGTGCAGGGGTACCCGGCTGTCACAAGAAGTTTGGTGACATCTGTGCCTCTGGGAGGGGTGTTCAGGGAGCACGGTGTGACCCTCAGAGAAGGAGCCTTGCCTACAAGGCTGCAGGTTGGCTTCTGAACGCTGCTGCTGCGTGGATTGTTTCATTTCCATTAATTAACACGGGGAGGGGACGTTTGCCTTTACCCGAAATTAATCGCCGTGCCTTGTGAAGTCCTCAAAATTTTCCTCCTTTGACTGCAGCTGGACCTGGAAGGATGAGCGTGCGCCTTTCTGCCGGGGTGGGGAACACAGGAACCCTTTGCACACCTTGGCTCAGCGTGGTGAGGCAGGTTGGCAGCAAagctggggggctttggggctttttttgggggcagggggctgccacGCACAGATGCAGCCGCGGTGCTGGGCAGGAGGGTGCACCCCGAGCGGGGGAAGTCAGGGGGCATcaatcctttcctttcttcccccaaaaccattTGTGGGCACATCCACACGGCATTGTCCTCCCTCCAGGGAACCAGCTCTAGCTCAGACCTGCTGATTTGATATCCCTGCCCCAAGGCGGGCACAGCCACGTCTCCAGTGCAGCACCAGCAGTGGGGGACCCCCTGCGAGCCCACCTTCCCTGCGTGGGATCCTCTCTGCTCCTCTAACAGGGAACAGGGTACACCCTCCTGCCCCGCTCTTGTGCACCAGTCTCAgttcttgtttttctcccagCCAAACCAAGGTTAAAACCCTGCCTGCCAGGCTGCTCAGTGCATTGCACTGCACTGCCCCTGAGCTctgcctgcctccagccctgctgccctgcctctGCTGTGCCGGGGTCCTACAAAACTCATCAGGGTGCTACCACGTAGGGAATGGTTGGGTTGCAGGCTCAGGGTGCTTCAAacaccccacagcagccccagctccctgcagcagccccaagcCCAGATTTCAAGgacttttcccttctccctgctctgctccagctggaCCAGTCCCCACTCCTCATCCCTCCACCCTCCAGGACTGCCCCTTtttccagcacagccccctcTCTTTGCTGGGGCAAATTCCCCTTCTGCCCGCAGCGCTAAGAAGCTTTGAGCTGCCTCTGCTTCTGCCTGGCAGTTTGCGTTGGCAAAGAGGCGCTAGGCACCGGGCTTGCCacatcaaatgaaaaatatcatgCAACCAAAAATTCTTAGAAAAACCCAAACGCATCTAATCTGCCGAATGGGGCACGCGAGGCACCGACAACAAGatcagggcagggcaggaaaggGCAGGAAGGATGG from the Anas platyrhynchos isolate ZD024472 breed Pekin duck chromosome 27, IASCAAS_PekinDuck_T2T, whole genome shotgun sequence genome contains:
- the LOC119713919 gene encoding uncharacterized protein: MGPGRCDSGRMIVLLRVLSSSQSLPLPPREGQHEVSREEKGNNRAESAESTHVYLFSDRWWKVGLAAPCVFLLPFCTTRAVSRQTGQHQHETGPQQQRACIFPAPVSAEESPSRASLTFACSECQKPLELRVTLTSSAWPGSRLLQTEGGEAR